In a single window of the Pontibacter russatus genome:
- a CDS encoding alpha/beta hydrolase encodes MAYKLMKLAKTCIMAASLVSAASAMAQDGTIYPLETPAEPKAIPLGTGGVEGQPASETWFRQWGDPMARNISTATLTPFLPKPGKANGAAVIVAPGGGFRWLSMGNEGWEVAQALADKGIAAFVLKYRLHPTPESLDDFTAWMNRPRPAASASSNASQGTTAPSPPQQDLSNQLEDAEAAYAMILKRAKEWGVDTSRIGMIGFSAGAGLTMHSTLNSKTMKLAFIGPIYGGMGPVEVPKNAPPMFNVIATDDFLFRGQFGVIDSWYKAGIPVEFHLYQNGGHGFGLGNPDRTSNRWFDAFIHWLDVNAFLTARSGK; translated from the coding sequence ATGGCTTACAAACTTATGAAGCTGGCCAAGACATGCATTATGGCCGCCTCGCTTGTCTCTGCTGCATCAGCAATGGCACAGGACGGCACGATCTACCCACTGGAAACCCCTGCAGAGCCCAAGGCCATTCCGCTCGGTACGGGCGGTGTCGAAGGACAGCCCGCGTCAGAGACTTGGTTCCGCCAGTGGGGCGACCCAATGGCGCGCAACATCTCCACTGCGACCCTCACCCCCTTCCTACCTAAACCTGGCAAGGCCAATGGCGCAGCCGTGATTGTGGCACCCGGCGGCGGTTTCAGGTGGCTTTCAATGGGAAACGAGGGATGGGAAGTCGCACAGGCACTTGCTGATAAAGGAATCGCCGCCTTTGTGCTCAAGTACCGGCTCCACCCGACCCCGGAGTCGCTCGACGATTTCACGGCATGGATGAACCGCCCCCGCCCGGCCGCCTCCGCTTCCTCCAACGCATCGCAGGGTACAACGGCGCCGAGCCCGCCGCAGCAGGACCTGTCTAACCAACTCGAGGACGCTGAGGCCGCCTACGCCATGATTCTCAAGCGGGCCAAGGAGTGGGGTGTCGATACCAGCAGAATAGGCATGATCGGCTTCTCGGCTGGCGCAGGCCTCACGATGCACTCCACACTCAACTCCAAAACCATGAAACTGGCCTTCATCGGTCCGATCTATGGCGGGATGGGACCGGTGGAGGTGCCGAAGAATGCTCCGCCCATGTTCAATGTCATCGCCACCGACGATTTTCTATTCCGCGGCCAGTTCGGTGTGATTGATTCCTGGTACAAGGCGGGCATTCCTGTCGAGTTCCACCTCTACCAGAATGGCGGCCATGGTTTCGGCCTCGGCAATCCCGATCGAACCAGTAACCGCTGGTTCGATGCCTTCATTCACTGGTTGGATGTCAATGCCTTTCTCACGGCCAGGTCCGGGAAGTAA